The Lycium ferocissimum isolate CSIRO_LF1 chromosome 10, AGI_CSIRO_Lferr_CH_V1, whole genome shotgun sequence genome window below encodes:
- the LOC132034895 gene encoding uncharacterized mitochondrial protein AtMg00810-like, giving the protein MHDYSFFYKKTGSSSVFVAIYVDDVLITGTDRTEITNLKQFLHDQFKIKVLWRLHYFSGLEVLYKEDGVVIPQRKFLLDLLKEFDCHQYSSSSPLDPNVKLKERCNAHAEILEEGSHFRHFLLQQPDYNIGAYCDSNWAACLDSRRSVSGYIVLLGDSPVSWKSKKQETISLSSA; this is encoded by the exons ATGCATGACTATTCCTTTTTCTACAAAAAGACTGGTAGTTCATCTGTCTTTGTAGCCATATATGTGGATGATGTTTTAATTACTGGTACTGACAGAACTGAGATCACTAACTTGAAGCAGTTTCTCCATGACCAATTCAAgattaaagtcttgtggaggtTACACTACTTCTCGGGTCTAGAGGTGCTTTATAAAGAAGATGGAGTGGTCATTCCCCAAAGAAAGTTTCTTCTTGACTTGCTCAAGGAATTTGATTGTCATCAGTATAGCAGTAGTTCACCCCTTGATCCTAATGTGAAGTTAAAGGAAC GTTGCAATGCACATGCTGAGATACTTGAAGAAGGATCCCACTTTAGGCATtttcttctccaacaacctgaTTATAACATCGGGGCATATTGTGACTCAAACTGGGCTGCTTGCCTTGATTCCAGGAGGTCTGTATCAGGCTACATTGTGCTCCTTGGTGATAGCCCTGTTAGTTGGAAATCCAAGAAGCAGGAGACTATATCGCTTTCTTCTGCTTAG